Proteins from one Suncus etruscus isolate mSunEtr1 chromosome 3, mSunEtr1.pri.cur, whole genome shotgun sequence genomic window:
- the ANGEL2 gene encoding protein angel homolog 2, with product MEAWRCVRRSYGRCAAGRGRSPMLLRMQRTLGRDWTVPWEALQSRCWHRYVLSCMRWPGRYSRVPYPYLSTRRFSLNLRPPRWLESGSQLQHLSRPSWLHLSGYIMTQESEAPSSKRRKRQGVLQRHWEYIRSKKEQARVDGDSNDTQREDSSTTFDFSVMSYNILAQDLLEDNSHLYRHCQRRLLHWGFRFPNILKEIKHLDADILCLQEVQEDHYGAEIRPSLESLGYHCEYKMRTGRKPDGCAICFKHSKFSLLSANPVEFYRRNVALLDRDNVGLVLLLQPKAPHASCPVVCVANTHLLYNPRRGDIKLTQLAILLAEMTRVAQQQDGSFCPVVMCGDFNSVPGSPLYSFIRDGKLDYEGLAIGQVSGQEQSSRGHRTLTIPIWPPSLGISQNCVYEATKMAAPTGAGPTQTPLDKADESASKPPSSLQHHFSLASVYSHYEANSGIPEVTTCHSRSAITVDYIFYSATKDAASEQQGTELASVGSLTLLARLSLLTEHDLWAVNGLPNQNSSSDHLPLLAKFRLQL from the exons ATGGAAGCGTGGCGCTGCGTGAGGAGGAGCTACGGCCGCTGTGCGGCGGGCCGAGGCCG CTCCCCCATGCTGCTCCGTATGCAGAGGACTCTGGGCCGAGACTGGACGGTGCCGTGGGAGGCGCTGCAGAGCCGCTGCTGGCACAGATACGTCTTGAGTTGCATGAGGTGGCCAGGACGTTATTCCCGTGTCCCATACCCCTACCTGAGCACTCGGCGGTTTTCCTTGAATTTGAGGCCACCCCGCTGGCTGGAATCCGGAAGTCAACTCCAGCACCTGAGCCGCCCCTCCTGGCTCCATCTCTCCGGCTACATCATGACCCAGGAGTCCGAGGCACCCTCGTCCAAACGGAGGAAGCGCCAAG GTGTGCTGCAGCGGCACTGGGAGTACATACGCAGCAAGAAGGAACAGGCCAGAGTCGATGGAGACAGCAACGACACCCAGCGAGAGGACAGCAGCACCACCTTTGACTTCTCAGTGATGTCCTACAATATCCTGGCCCAGGACCTGCTGGAGGACAACTCACATCTATACCGGCACTGCCAGAGGCGACTTCTACACTGGGGCTTTCGCTTTCCCAACATCCTGAAAGAGATCAAACATCTGGATGCAGAT atACTGTGTTTACAAGAAGTTCAAGAAGATCATTATGGAGCAGAAATAAGACCAAGTTTGGAATCACTGG GATATCACTGTGAATACAAGATGCGGACGGGCCGGAAGCCCGATGGCTGCGCCATCTGCTTCAAGCACTCCAAGTTCTCCCTCCTGTCAGCCAATCCTGTAGAGTTCTACCGGCGTAATGTTGCACTGCTGGACCGGGACAACGTGGGGCTGGTGCTGCTCCTGCAGCCCAAAGCACCACATGCCTCCTGCCCTGTGGTGTGTGTGGCTAACACACACCTGCTCTACAACCCACGGCGGGGTGACATCAAGCTCACGCAGCTGGCTATACTCCTGGCTGAGATGACCCGTGTGGCCCAGCAGCAGGATGGCAGCTTCTGCCCCGTGGTCATGTGTGGTGACTTCAACTCTGTGCCTGGCTCCCCACTTTACAGCTTCATCAGGGACGGGAAGCTGGACTACGAGGGACTCGCCATAGGCCAG GTCTCTGGCCAGGAGCAGTCATCCCGGGGACACAGAACCCTGACCATACCCATCTGGCCCCCCAGTCTCGGCATCTCCCAGAACTGTGTTTACGAGGCCACCAAAATGGCAG CACCCACAGGCGCTGGCCCAACGCAGACACCGCTGGACAAAGCAGACGAGAGCGCCAGCAA GCCACCCTCCAGCTTGCAGCACCATTTCAGTCTGGCATCAGTGTACTCCCACTACGAAGCCAACTCAGGCATCCCAGAGGTGACCACCTGCCACTCCCGAAGTGCCATCACCGTGGACTACATATTCTACTCTGCCACAAAGGATGCTGCCTCTGAGCAGCAAG GCACTGAGCTGGCTTCTGTTGGCAGCTTGACGCTGCTTGCCAGACTGTCCCTGCTCACGGAACACGACCTGTGGGCCGTCAATGGGCTCCCCAACCAGAACAGCTCCTCTGACCACCTGCCACTGCTGGCCAAGTTCCGGCTGCAGCTCTGA